The sequence below is a genomic window from Schistocerca gregaria isolate iqSchGreg1 chromosome 5, iqSchGreg1.2, whole genome shotgun sequence.
ATTAAAAGTCTCGATAATTCTGTTGGTTTCCATTCTGTAGGACACTCGTGGATTAATTAATACAGTGAGAACTGCCTATTCAAGGTCTTGGGAGCTGAGAAACACCCATGCAGGCTTCGTATTATCGTAGATGCGAGTGCTAGTTCTTCCCGATATCCCGCTACCCCACCATGTATTCACTCGTCAGAGCGGCGGTATAAGAGGAGCTCACCAGATATCGCAGATCACAGTCAGTGCGAAAATCCCCAGGAGTCATGGCGAGAAACCTGATCTTCTACTGCTGCCTCGTGGCCGTCGTTACCATTTCCGTGCAAGCCGAGCCGCAAGACAAGCTAGACAACTTGGACGTGGACGAGATCCTCAACAACGACCGCCTCCTGAAATCCTACATCCAGTGCATGCTCGATGCAGATGATGGGAAGTGTACCACCGAGGGCAAGGAGATCAAAAGTAAGTGCGGCAGCTAAACTTTCTTCTTTATTGTGCCTGCCTCACTTCTTTCTTCCACTATTCACCAACCTCTTTT
It includes:
- the LOC126273311 gene encoding ejaculatory bulb-specific protein 3-like; translation: MARNLIFYCCLVAVVTISVQAEPQDKLDNLDVDEILNNDRLLKSYIQCMLDADDGKCTTEGKEIKSRLPKLLATGCGDCSPNQLERAVKSLKHITEKHPAEWTKLKAKFDPTGEYTKKNAYTWKQYGVTL